One Stenotrophomonas maltophilia DNA window includes the following coding sequences:
- a CDS encoding bifunctional aspartate kinase/diaminopimelate decarboxylase has translation MSASPLVDRWIVLKFGGTSVSRRHRWDTIGKLAKKRAEETGSRVLVVVSALSGVTNELTAIADGAPDSRDRVAALVERHEAFLVELGLGREVLVERLAALQGLLDDPRAATRPLQWQAEVLGQGELLSSTLGAAYLHASGLDMGWMDARQWLDAMPPQPNQSDWSQRLSVNCQWRADAEWMQRFRAQPTRLLITQGFISRHADGGTAILGRGGSDTSAAYFGALLGASRVEIWTDVPGMFSANPKDVPDARLLTRLDYYEAQEIATTGAKVLHPRSIKPCRDAGVPMAILDTERPELPGTSIDGSAAPVPGVKAISRRNGIVLVSMEGIGMWQQVGFLADVFNLFKKHGLSVDLIGSAETNVTVSLDPSENLVNTDVLAALSADLSQICKVKVIVPCAAITLVGRGMRSLLHKLSDVWATFGRERVHMISQSSNDLNLTFVIDEADADGLLPILHAELIDSGAMPVEETEVFGPRWREIAGTVRPRGTPWWRGQRAHLLQLADAGTPRYVYHLPTVRARARALAAIKPIDQRYYAIKANSHPAILQLLEAEGFGLECVSHGELKHVFQHLPELSPKRVLFTPSFCPRSEYEAAFALGVTVTVDNVEALQRWPDLFRNRELWLRVDLGRGEGHHAKVRTGGKDSKFGLPIARVDEFVRAATDLGSRVVGLHAHLGSGVETAQHWRLMCDELAGFARRIGSVHTIDIGGGLPIPYSDEDEPFDLDAWAEGLAEVKALHPAFRLAIEPGRYLVAESGVLLTHVTQVVEKDGVRRVGLDAGMNALMRPALYDAWHDIENLSRQGGYAEAAFDVVGPICESSDVFGKRRKLPVSTAPDDVMLIADAGAYGYSMANTYNQRMLPREDVIE, from the coding sequence ATGTCAGCTTCCCCCCTTGTCGATCGTTGGATCGTACTGAAGTTCGGCGGCACCTCGGTGTCGCGTCGTCATCGCTGGGACACGATCGGGAAGCTGGCGAAAAAACGTGCGGAAGAGACCGGCTCGCGCGTGCTGGTGGTGGTGTCGGCGCTGTCCGGGGTCACCAACGAACTGACGGCGATTGCCGATGGCGCGCCGGACAGCCGTGATCGCGTTGCGGCGCTGGTCGAGCGCCACGAGGCCTTCCTGGTTGAACTCGGCCTGGGCCGAGAGGTGCTGGTCGAACGCCTGGCGGCGCTGCAGGGCCTGCTCGACGACCCGCGTGCGGCCACCCGTCCGCTGCAGTGGCAGGCCGAAGTGCTGGGCCAGGGCGAACTGTTGTCGTCCACGCTGGGCGCGGCCTACCTGCACGCCTCGGGCCTGGACATGGGCTGGATGGATGCCCGCCAGTGGCTGGATGCGATGCCGCCGCAGCCGAACCAGAGCGACTGGTCGCAGCGCCTGTCGGTGAACTGCCAGTGGCGTGCCGATGCCGAGTGGATGCAGCGCTTCCGCGCGCAGCCGACCCGCCTGCTGATCACCCAGGGTTTCATCTCGCGGCATGCCGATGGCGGCACCGCCATCCTCGGCCGCGGTGGCTCGGATACTTCGGCGGCGTACTTCGGTGCGCTGCTCGGCGCCAGCCGCGTGGAGATCTGGACCGACGTGCCGGGCATGTTCAGCGCCAACCCGAAGGACGTGCCGGACGCGCGCCTGCTGACCCGCCTGGACTATTACGAGGCGCAGGAAATCGCCACCACCGGCGCCAAGGTGCTGCACCCGCGCTCGATCAAGCCGTGCCGCGATGCCGGCGTGCCGATGGCCATCCTCGATACCGAACGCCCTGAACTGCCGGGCACCAGCATCGATGGCAGCGCTGCGCCGGTGCCGGGCGTAAAGGCGATCAGCCGCCGCAACGGCATCGTGCTGGTGTCGATGGAAGGCATCGGCATGTGGCAGCAGGTCGGCTTCCTGGCCGATGTGTTCAACCTGTTCAAGAAGCATGGCCTGTCGGTGGACCTGATCGGTTCGGCCGAAACCAACGTCACCGTGTCGCTGGACCCGTCCGAGAACCTGGTCAACACCGATGTGCTGGCCGCGCTGTCGGCCGACCTGTCGCAGATCTGCAAGGTGAAGGTGATCGTGCCGTGCGCGGCGATCACCCTGGTTGGCCGCGGCATGCGTTCGCTGCTGCACAAGCTGTCGGACGTGTGGGCCACCTTCGGCCGCGAGCGCGTGCACATGATCTCGCAGTCGTCCAACGACCTGAACCTGACCTTCGTCATCGACGAAGCCGATGCCGATGGCCTGCTGCCGATCCTGCATGCCGAGCTGATCGACAGCGGCGCGATGCCGGTGGAAGAGACCGAAGTGTTCGGCCCGCGCTGGCGCGAGATCGCCGGCACCGTGCGCCCGCGTGGCACGCCGTGGTGGCGGGGCCAGCGTGCGCACCTGTTGCAGCTGGCCGATGCCGGTACGCCGCGCTACGTCTACCACCTGCCGACGGTGCGCGCCCGCGCCCGTGCGCTGGCCGCGATCAAGCCGATCGACCAGCGCTACTACGCGATCAAGGCCAACAGCCACCCGGCCATCCTGCAGCTGCTGGAAGCCGAGGGCTTCGGCCTGGAGTGCGTCTCGCACGGCGAGCTGAAGCACGTGTTCCAGCACCTGCCGGAACTGTCGCCCAAGCGCGTGCTGTTCACCCCCAGCTTCTGCCCGCGCAGCGAGTACGAAGCCGCTTTCGCGCTCGGCGTGACCGTTACCGTCGACAACGTCGAAGCACTGCAGCGCTGGCCGGACCTGTTCCGCAACCGCGAGCTGTGGCTGCGCGTGGATCTGGGCCGTGGCGAAGGCCACCATGCCAAGGTCCGTACCGGTGGCAAGGACTCCAAGTTCGGCCTGCCAATCGCCCGCGTCGACGAGTTCGTGCGCGCGGCCACCGACCTGGGCAGCCGCGTGGTCGGCCTGCATGCGCACCTGGGCAGCGGCGTGGAGACCGCGCAGCACTGGCGCCTGATGTGCGATGAGCTGGCAGGTTTCGCCCGCCGCATCGGCAGCGTGCACACCATCGACATCGGCGGTGGCCTGCCGATTCCGTACAGCGACGAAGACGAGCCGTTCGATCTCGACGCCTGGGCCGAGGGCCTGGCCGAGGTCAAGGCACTGCATCCGGCATTCCGCCTGGCGATCGAGCCGGGTCGTTACCTGGTGGCCGAGTCCGGCGTGTTGCTGACCCATGTCACCCAGGTGGTGGAGAAGGATGGCGTGCGCCGCGTCGGCCTGGATGCCGGCATGAATGCGCTGATGCGCCCGGCCCTGTACGACGCCTGGCACGACATCGAGAATCTCAGCCGCCAGGGCGGCTATGCCGAAGCCGCGTTCGATGTGGTCGGCCCGATCTGCGAATCCAGCGATGTGTTCGGCAAGCGCCGCAAGTTGCCGGTGTCGACCGCGCCGGACGATGTGATGCTGATCGCCGACGCCGGCGCCTACGGCTATTCGATGGCCAATACCTACAACCAGCGGATGCTGCCGCGCGAAGACGTGATCGAATGA
- the murL gene encoding UDP-N-acetyl-alpha-D-muramoyl-L-alanyl-L-glutamate epimerase has translation MTAFDKHQVSRFRFVRCEFAAETGVAKLVYAFDDGPEMVETITVPGAPFVLDEARTAAVQRALQLLHLIAGVSYYKAGVPETVSIDSYTIDADTAALVETVYLNGLGEFAYRNGLNLRGRFRLPVQGDAVQAPVLGLQPHALVAIGGGKDSLVSIEALRRAGVDETVTWIGGSQLIRACAERTGLPTLNLGRALAPELFELNRQGAWNGHIPVTAVNSAIMVLAALLQGVDQVVFSNERSASYGSQIPGTGEVNHQWSKGWAFEQAFGSHVQKHVAADLQYYSLLRPMSELAVARQFAKTDFYDAHFSSCNRNFHILGERPVNRWCGVCPKCHFVFLALAPFMPKTRLVRIFGRNLLDDAEQAGGFDALLEFQDHKPFECVGEGRESRAAMATLAQRPEWKEDVLVKRFCNEIQPQLDAAELELAPLLQLQGEHRVPAALWERVREDFEA, from the coding sequence ATGACTGCTTTCGACAAACACCAGGTTTCCCGCTTCCGCTTCGTCCGCTGCGAATTCGCCGCGGAGACCGGCGTGGCCAAGCTGGTCTACGCCTTCGATGACGGCCCGGAGATGGTGGAAACCATCACCGTGCCGGGCGCCCCGTTCGTGCTGGACGAAGCGCGTACCGCCGCCGTGCAGCGCGCGCTGCAGCTGCTGCACCTGATCGCCGGTGTCAGCTACTACAAGGCGGGCGTGCCGGAGACGGTCAGCATCGACAGCTACACCATCGATGCCGATACCGCTGCGCTGGTGGAGACGGTCTACCTCAACGGCCTGGGTGAGTTTGCGTACCGCAACGGCCTGAACCTGCGCGGGCGCTTCCGCCTGCCGGTGCAGGGCGACGCGGTGCAGGCGCCGGTGCTGGGCCTGCAGCCGCACGCGCTGGTGGCCATCGGTGGCGGCAAGGATTCGCTGGTCAGCATCGAAGCGCTGCGCCGTGCCGGCGTGGACGAGACGGTGACCTGGATCGGTGGCTCGCAGCTGATCCGTGCCTGCGCCGAACGCACCGGCCTGCCGACGCTGAACCTGGGCCGCGCGCTGGCGCCGGAGCTGTTCGAGCTCAACCGCCAGGGCGCCTGGAACGGCCATATCCCGGTCACCGCGGTGAACTCGGCGATCATGGTGCTGGCCGCGCTGCTGCAGGGCGTGGACCAGGTGGTGTTCTCCAATGAGCGTTCGGCCAGCTACGGCAGCCAGATTCCGGGCACCGGCGAAGTGAACCACCAGTGGTCCAAGGGCTGGGCGTTCGAGCAGGCGTTCGGAAGCCATGTGCAGAAGCACGTCGCTGCGGACCTGCAGTACTACTCGCTGCTGCGCCCGATGTCGGAGCTGGCGGTGGCCCGCCAGTTCGCCAAGACCGACTTCTACGACGCGCATTTCTCCAGCTGCAACCGCAACTTCCACATCCTCGGCGAGCGCCCGGTGAACCGCTGGTGCGGCGTCTGCCCGAAGTGCCATTTCGTGTTCCTGGCGCTGGCCCCGTTCATGCCCAAGACGCGCCTGGTGCGCATCTTCGGCCGCAATCTGCTGGACGATGCCGAGCAGGCCGGTGGCTTCGATGCGCTGCTGGAGTTCCAGGACCACAAGCCGTTCGAGTGCGTGGGCGAAGGCCGCGAATCGCGCGCGGCGATGGCGACCCTGGCGCAGCGCCCGGAGTGGAAGGAAGACGTGCTGGTGAAGCGCTTCTGCAATGAGATCCAGCCGCAGCTGGATGCCGCCGAACTGGAACTGGCACCGCTGCTGCAACTGCAGGGCGAGCACCGCGTTCCGGCTGCGCTGTGGGAACGGGTGCGTGAAGATTTCGAAGCTTGA
- the murD gene encoding UDP-N-acetylmuramoyl-L-alanine--D-glutamate ligase, whose translation MKISKLEGKRVALWGWGREGRAAFAVLRERLPTLPLSLFCPAAEVEAARAETQGVLDVRGEPSAEALAAFDVVIKSPGISPYQPIALAAAAQGTTFIGGTALWFAEHAGADGIVHDSVCVTGTKGKSTTTALVAHLLRAAGHRTGLVGNIGLPLLEVLDPQPTPEYWAVELSSYQTGEVARSGAHPQVAVVLNLFPEHLDWHGSEQRYIEDKLRLVTEAAPRIAVLNAADPHLAALSLPDSEVVWFNQPQGWHMRGDIVHRGEQPVFDTRNTPLPGRHNRGNLCAVLAALEALGLDAVALAPAVQDFRPLPNRLQRIGAADGLTYVNDSISTTPHASLAALECFAGQRIALLVGGHDRGLDWTDFMQHMAHDVPPVEIVTMGSNGPRIHAMLQPLADAGRFGLHAAGDLPEAMALARSALGAQGGVVLLSPGAPSFGAYRDYVARGRHFAELAGFDPDSISAIPGLGIA comes from the coding sequence GTGAAGATTTCGAAGCTTGAAGGAAAGCGCGTTGCGCTGTGGGGCTGGGGCCGTGAAGGCCGCGCCGCGTTTGCGGTGCTGCGCGAGCGCCTGCCCACGCTGCCGCTGAGCCTGTTCTGCCCGGCGGCCGAAGTGGAGGCCGCGCGTGCGGAAACACAGGGTGTGCTGGACGTGCGTGGCGAGCCTTCCGCTGAAGCACTGGCCGCGTTCGATGTGGTGATCAAGTCGCCCGGCATCAGCCCGTACCAGCCGATCGCGCTGGCCGCGGCGGCGCAGGGCACCACTTTCATCGGTGGCACTGCGCTGTGGTTCGCCGAGCATGCGGGTGCCGATGGCATCGTGCACGACAGCGTGTGCGTGACCGGTACCAAGGGCAAGAGCACCACCACCGCGCTGGTCGCGCACCTGCTGCGCGCGGCCGGCCACCGCACCGGCCTGGTCGGCAACATCGGCCTGCCGCTGCTGGAAGTGCTGGATCCGCAGCCCACGCCCGAGTACTGGGCGGTGGAACTGTCCAGCTATCAGACCGGCGAAGTGGCGCGTAGTGGCGCCCATCCGCAGGTGGCGGTGGTGCTGAACCTGTTCCCCGAACACCTGGACTGGCACGGCAGCGAGCAGCGTTACATCGAGGACAAGCTGCGGCTGGTGACTGAAGCCGCGCCGCGCATTGCCGTGCTCAATGCCGCCGATCCGCACCTGGCCGCGCTGTCACTGCCCGATAGCGAGGTGGTCTGGTTCAACCAGCCGCAGGGTTGGCACATGCGCGGCGACATCGTGCACCGTGGCGAACAGCCGGTGTTCGATACCCGCAACACGCCGCTGCCGGGCCGCCACAACCGCGGCAACCTGTGCGCGGTGCTGGCCGCGCTGGAAGCGCTGGGCCTGGATGCCGTGGCCTTGGCACCGGCGGTGCAGGATTTCCGCCCGCTGCCCAACCGCCTGCAGCGCATCGGCGCGGCCGATGGCCTGACCTATGTCAACGATTCGATCAGCACTACGCCGCACGCCAGCCTGGCCGCGCTGGAATGTTTCGCCGGCCAGCGCATCGCGCTGCTGGTGGGCGGGCATGACCGTGGCCTGGACTGGACCGATTTCATGCAGCACATGGCCCACGACGTGCCGCCGGTGGAGATCGTGACCATGGGCAGCAACGGCCCGCGCATCCACGCCATGCTGCAGCCGCTGGCCGATGCCGGTCGCTTTGGCCTGCACGCCGCCGGTGATCTGCCGGAGGCGATGGCCTTGGCGCGTTCTGCGCTGGGGGCGCAGGGTGGGGTGGTGCTGCTGTCGCCGGGTGCGCCGAGCTTTGGGGCCTACCGCGATTACGTAGCGCGTGGTCGTCATTTCGCGGAACTGGCCGGGTTTGATCCGGACAGCATCAGCGCGATTCCGGGGTTGGGCATCGCCTGA
- a CDS encoding SMI1/KNR4 family protein has protein sequence MSLVDRFLSGLIPRLPAKDAAQWVHVQGASADDLQGLRAQWPKVPDSLLELLSRVDGTHFREYPGGQVYVLMLGSDVGDGGYPYYLSSASDIFEEQDEWDDSIRSIYEDWLDDEPEILGDGIDADLPMDRRLCFSQCANNGGTSKLYLDFNPAPGGTIGQVVRYLHDPDSYVVIAPSFDAYLQQLIDRDYAFIQDDD, from the coding sequence ATGAGCCTTGTTGATCGCTTCCTCTCCGGCCTGATTCCGCGCCTGCCCGCCAAAGACGCTGCGCAGTGGGTGCATGTCCAGGGCGCCAGCGCCGATGATCTGCAGGGCTTGCGCGCACAGTGGCCTAAGGTGCCGGACAGCCTGCTGGAATTGCTGTCGCGGGTGGATGGCACGCACTTCCGCGAGTATCCCGGTGGACAGGTGTACGTGCTGATGCTTGGTTCGGATGTTGGGGACGGCGGCTATCCGTACTACCTGAGCTCGGCCTCGGACATCTTCGAGGAACAGGACGAATGGGACGACAGCATCCGATCCATCTATGAAGATTGGTTGGACGACGAGCCGGAAATTCTTGGCGATGGCATCGACGCCGATCTGCCGATGGATCGTCGCCTGTGCTTCTCGCAATGCGCGAACAATGGCGGCACCTCGAAGCTGTACCTGGATTTCAACCCGGCACCGGGCGGCACCATCGGCCAGGTGGTGCGCTATCTGCACGACCCGGACAGCTACGTAGTCATCGCGCCCAGCTTCGATGCGTATCTGCAGCAGCTGATTGATCGCGATTACGCGTTCATCCAGGACGACGATTGA
- a CDS encoding dienelactone hydrolase family protein, with product MNRWRCGVTVMLGLAAMPAWAAMKAQPVEWKHQGTTFSGVLVYDDGDNDKRPGLVMVPNWKGVNESAIEKARQLAGDDYVVLVADVYGKGVRPKTDAEAGPVATKLRNDRPLLRARALEAVNVLKAQAGKVPLDASRIGAVGFCFGGTTVLELARAGAPLAGVVSLHGGLASPLPAQAGGTHPSVLVLNGADDKSVTAEDIGSFQKEMNAAKVDWEFTNYSGAVHCFAERDANSPPGCQYNERAAKRAWKALDEFFEERFM from the coding sequence ATGAATCGTTGGCGATGCGGTGTGACAGTGATGCTGGGGCTGGCGGCGATGCCGGCGTGGGCGGCAATGAAGGCGCAGCCGGTGGAGTGGAAGCACCAGGGTACGACCTTCAGTGGCGTGCTGGTCTATGACGACGGCGACAACGATAAGCGCCCCGGGCTGGTGATGGTGCCGAACTGGAAGGGTGTGAACGAATCGGCCATCGAGAAGGCCAGGCAGCTGGCCGGCGATGACTACGTGGTGCTGGTGGCCGATGTGTACGGCAAGGGCGTGCGGCCGAAGACCGATGCCGAGGCAGGGCCGGTGGCGACCAAGCTGCGCAACGACCGGCCGTTGCTGCGCGCCCGCGCGCTGGAGGCGGTGAACGTGCTCAAGGCACAGGCTGGCAAGGTGCCGCTGGATGCGAGCCGGATCGGTGCGGTGGGCTTCTGCTTCGGCGGCACCACAGTGCTGGAGCTGGCTCGTGCCGGTGCGCCGCTGGCAGGGGTGGTCAGCCTGCACGGTGGGCTGGCTTCGCCGCTGCCGGCGCAGGCCGGTGGCACTCACCCGTCGGTGCTGGTGCTCAATGGTGCCGACGACAAGAGCGTGACTGCCGAGGACATCGGCAGCTTCCAGAAAGAAATGAATGCTGCCAAGGTCGACTGGGAATTCACCAACTACAGCGGGGCGGTGCACTGCTTCGCCGAGCGCGACGCCAACAGCCCGCCGGGCTGCCAGTACAACGAACGGGCGGCCAAGCGCGCGTGGAAGGCGCTGGATGAGTTCTTCGAGGAACGTTTCATGTAG
- a CDS encoding polyprenyl synthetase family protein, whose product MTITEDTRPALGLPQIQSLAAADMAAVDALIRRRLSSDVVLINQIADHIISAGGKRLRPMLVMLAGHAVGQAGPDHHQLAAIIEFIHTSTLLHDDVVDESSLRRGRSTANALWGNAPSVLVGDFLYSRSFQLMVELERMSVMQILADATNRIAEGEVLQLLHVHNPDTDEAAYLRVIERKTAVLFAAGTRLGALASGVDEATQQALFDYGMHLGYAFQIADDVLDYSANAEELGKNLGDDLAEGKATLPLIHAMAHSDDATRERLRTIVQDGDASAMPEVLAAIRATGGLEYSRARAEEYAEAAERALDGLGDNDAVAALRGLARYAVQRSH is encoded by the coding sequence ATGACCATCACCGAAGACACCCGTCCCGCCCTGGGCCTGCCCCAGATCCAGTCGCTTGCCGCGGCCGACATGGCCGCCGTCGACGCCCTGATCCGGCGCCGCCTGTCCTCGGACGTCGTGCTGATCAACCAGATCGCCGACCACATCATTTCCGCCGGCGGCAAGCGCCTGCGCCCGATGCTGGTGATGCTGGCCGGCCATGCGGTCGGCCAGGCCGGCCCGGACCACCACCAGCTGGCGGCGATCATCGAGTTCATCCACACCTCCACCCTGCTGCACGACGACGTGGTGGACGAATCCAGCCTGCGCCGTGGCCGCAGCACCGCCAACGCGCTGTGGGGCAACGCGCCCAGCGTGCTGGTCGGCGACTTCCTGTACTCGCGCAGCTTCCAGCTGATGGTCGAGCTGGAGCGCATGTCGGTGATGCAGATCTTGGCCGATGCCACCAACCGCATCGCCGAGGGTGAGGTGCTGCAGCTGCTGCACGTGCACAACCCGGACACCGACGAAGCCGCCTACCTGCGCGTGATCGAGCGCAAGACCGCCGTGCTGTTCGCGGCCGGCACCCGCCTGGGCGCACTGGCCAGCGGCGTGGACGAGGCCACCCAGCAGGCCCTGTTCGACTACGGCATGCACCTGGGCTACGCGTTCCAGATCGCCGACGACGTGCTGGACTACTCGGCCAACGCCGAGGAACTGGGCAAGAACCTGGGCGACGACCTCGCCGAAGGCAAGGCCACGCTGCCACTGATCCACGCGATGGCCCACTCCGACGACGCCACCCGCGAGCGCCTGCGCACCATCGTGCAGGACGGCGATGCCTCGGCGATGCCGGAAGTGCTGGCTGCGATCCGCGCCACGGGCGGTCTGGAGTACAGCCGCGCGCGTGCCGAGGAATATGCCGAGGCCGCCGAACGCGCGCTTGATGGCCTGGGCGACAACGATGCCGTCGCCGCCCTGCGCGGCCTGGCCCGCTACGCGGTGCAGCGTTCGCATTGA
- a CDS encoding alpha-glucosidase, producing the protein MSHYPWWRGAVIYQIYPRSYLDASGDGVGDLPGIIQRLDHIAALGVDAIWISPFFKSPMADFGYDIADYRDVDPLFGSLDDFDRLLAKAHGLGLKVMIDQVLSHTSIEHVWFRESRQDRSNPKADWYVWADPREDGTPPNNWLSLFGGCAWQWEPRREQYYLHNFLVDQPDLNFHHPDVQQATLDNVRFWLDRGVDGFRLDAINFCFHDAQLRDNPAKPAEKRFGRGFSPDNPYAYQYHYYNNTQPENLPFLERLRALLDEYPGAVSLGEISSEDSLATTAEYTRDGRLHMGYSFELLVDDYSAAYIRDTVSRLEAAMTEGWPCWAVSNHDVERAVSRWGGLPADPRLARMLVAMLCSLRGSVCLYQGEELGLAEAEVPFEALQDPYGITFWPNFKGRDGCRTPLPWTDAPLAGFTTGQPWLPIPAEHRAAAVAVQERDPDSVLAAFRRFLAWRHSQPALLHGSIRFIESAEPVLLFERMLADETLLLAFNLSAEAVSHPLPPGNWQQVAVPGPDAGTVQGNELQLPPRAVYCARRS; encoded by the coding sequence ATGTCGCACTATCCATGGTGGCGCGGAGCCGTCATCTACCAGATCTACCCGCGCAGCTACCTCGATGCCAGCGGCGATGGCGTGGGCGACCTGCCGGGCATCATCCAGCGCCTGGACCACATCGCCGCGCTGGGCGTGGACGCGATCTGGATCTCGCCGTTCTTCAAGTCGCCGATGGCCGACTTCGGTTATGACATTGCCGACTACCGCGATGTCGACCCGCTGTTCGGCAGCCTGGATGACTTCGACCGCTTGCTGGCCAAGGCCCACGGGCTGGGCCTGAAGGTGATGATCGACCAGGTGCTGAGCCACACCTCGATCGAGCATGTCTGGTTCCGCGAGAGCCGCCAGGACCGCAGCAATCCAAAGGCGGACTGGTACGTCTGGGCCGACCCGCGCGAGGACGGCACGCCGCCCAACAACTGGCTGTCGCTGTTCGGCGGCTGCGCCTGGCAGTGGGAGCCGCGCCGCGAGCAGTACTACCTGCACAATTTCCTGGTCGACCAGCCGGACCTGAACTTCCATCACCCGGACGTGCAGCAGGCGACCCTGGACAATGTGCGCTTCTGGCTGGACCGCGGCGTGGATGGCTTCCGCCTGGATGCGATCAACTTCTGCTTCCATGACGCGCAGCTGCGCGACAACCCGGCCAAACCGGCGGAGAAGCGCTTCGGCCGCGGCTTCAGCCCGGACAATCCGTACGCCTACCAGTACCACTACTACAACAACACCCAGCCGGAGAACCTGCCGTTCCTGGAGCGCCTGCGCGCGCTGCTGGATGAGTATCCGGGGGCGGTCAGCCTGGGCGAGATCTCCTCGGAGGACTCGCTGGCGACCACCGCCGAGTACACCCGCGATGGCCGCCTGCACATGGGCTACAGCTTCGAACTGCTGGTGGACGATTACAGCGCGGCCTACATCCGCGACACGGTTTCGCGGCTGGAAGCGGCGATGACCGAAGGCTGGCCGTGCTGGGCGGTTTCGAATCACGACGTGGAGCGCGCGGTCAGCCGCTGGGGCGGCCTCCCCGCCGACCCGCGCCTGGCGAGGATGCTGGTGGCGATGCTGTGCTCGCTGCGCGGTTCGGTCTGCCTGTACCAGGGTGAGGAGCTGGGCCTGGCCGAGGCCGAGGTGCCGTTCGAGGCCCTGCAGGACCCGTACGGCATCACCTTCTGGCCGAACTTCAAGGGCCGTGATGGCTGCCGCACCCCGCTGCCGTGGACCGATGCGCCGCTGGCAGGTTTCACCACGGGCCAGCCGTGGCTGCCGATCCCGGCCGAGCACCGGGCCGCGGCCGTGGCGGTGCAGGAGCGCGACCCGGACTCGGTCCTGGCCGCGTTCCGCAGGTTCCTGGCCTGGCGACATAGCCAGCCGGCGCTCCTGCATGGCAGCATCCGATTCATCGAAAGTGCCGAGCCAGTGCTGCTGTTCGAGCGTATGCTTGCAGATGAAACCCTCCTGCTGGCCTTCAACCTGTCGGCCGAGGCGGTGAGCCATCCGTTGCCGCCGGGCAACTGGCAGCAGGTGGCGGTGCCGGGCCCGGATGCGGGCACGGTGCAGGGCAATGAACTCCAGCTGCCGCCGCGCGCGGTGTATTGCGCCCGACGCAGCTGA